One genomic region from Bactrocera tryoni isolate S06 chromosome 3, CSIRO_BtryS06_freeze2, whole genome shotgun sequence encodes:
- the LOC120772471 gene encoding CCR4-NOT transcription complex subunit 1 isoform X1, whose translation MNQLKFTLAEIGILVKQLNKTNFAETSENINQYIKEIGLEADRHCLRCLFSVINFTDTISTSPNSNYNFIVEAQARLLGAQLENQLTRASFISNTCFAVDHCFSQQKTLKPTPQLIAQITKLTGISKLCEVVLSIALTHSSQADLRQYSLEHLKVSFSELIESFLENKENSIAEKCNLQDVSVEILQLLLVCINEVVSKELKSKFLDLLRKQFPLERVPLILSPHLYRKRLNCCESPALLPPEDTELIYNKQYADGGTVSQHLTEIGIEDIYDNLCETIFTTQLNNNIMDTSWINLILEIGYEFTSSVEECKNHLRCGSRELQSQDVAKIIGLMCRRHSSLLDCNVNLGTPANFWPGQPGTGPNTQQQNVANNNDGSNVTSSGVDKTTNLNDKKDKVGGNPVGTISTETTQAWKPDVFVQALKEVVPQLNWKEVCLELDHPEFILKDRIGLDLLLTIFRLGTQSALFPHPECIYRHWQNVNGQLSLIAVMLKNPDLFTFSDYIFTAAPVEMLKTPPDTDNKEVCAWKSLHLVEVLLYIADQGFYHQVIELFKFPAQHCPDILFLSLLHINPPITALRQELFSQLIPTFLANHPNSGVILMTAWNSQNFGVILRPIIMQSMSDWYQRGTEYDQVKLSRILDVAQDLKALSTLLNERSFLFVIDLACLASRREYLKLEKWLSDKIREHGEPFIQAILKCLQRRCPQITNAKIPESQLPSKQAQLPPETVTTMLQCLQGCIGNVPPEIVDLIMQMTANCSIMANKARAAVPPLVPQLQGVMRGHRGMDMAGVPGVPPPPFSANLNAQQMFGPTMDTLSNLTTNIASLNLGGPNGAFNFGNVLGNLASTPASPSRLMNPAASPYPLNAMQIPPPNIGNLGRMPQTAQQPTPTPPNPINPGMADLQGPVSKEVEDEANSYFQRIYNHPPHPTLSIDEVLDILQRFKDSNIRREQEVYQCMLRNLFEEYRFFPHYPEKELQITAQLFGGIIERNLVPSCVALGLALRCVLDALRKQDSKMYNFGITALDRFKNRLHSYNKYCEYIRSIAHFNDFPPHLIQYVECGYLQQEPPPAKIQMLMAGSGQQPQPDTIYRSNSVTGNIVTTPTQQKPMVVAQSIHASRMKSIATATNIDTLLVANQEEKITIPPEPVQDKTAFIFNNLSQLNIPQKCEEIKEIMTKEYWPWLAQYLVLKRASLEFNFHSLYFNFLEALKNPEINKYVTKETLRNIKVLLRSDKGVVNFSDRSLLKNLGHWLGMMTLGRNKPILQIELDLKTLLAEAYHKGQQELLFVVPFVAKILESSGKSKVFKTPNPWTMAIMNVLGELHQEPELKLNLKFEIEVLCKTLSLDLQKLKPIVYLKDPSRSMNIEHQMAQPKPKNIEAPPQQQQQQQQPSQGQTPGPGQMGPNDSDAQALLMGGGGSGGANIPGGVVPSPSISNESAGQVIMQAPEPRFSFVDINITNFHLIAQHVVLSPNITFLHANPGLKHIVLNAIERTITEWLQPVVDRSVRIAVTTTEQIVRKDFGLDPDENRMRTAAHQMVRYLSAGMAMITCKDSLSQTLTNNIRKAFLSALTGGPSYQDIEAAAIQLSNDNVELACAFIQKTAAEKSTPEVDRRMSTDFDTRKMTRDEGGRFYDTQTLAYQTERMPEQVRLKVGGIPHTQFAVYAEFARNIPGFQQMTERDIALFLPKPQELPPATFGTDEMGLLYADLAAKMDAFLNSTMNISTLQLQASKIHALLNALMVTRRIRDNESALNLLTRVVEGLIEGLVNIPEHIEQMKLYRDIHLRILNMLQNTFGAGVTERAITKCIFDVREEVRYNVEAIKWLITSHFINVPQFDLLLREAMDNGNNYMAVTFAMTLMERLLDGRTSATLETEMTGTFEMLGRLPQNRHRYPDATTHQIDMMDAGPFGGADHYLAGARQYMTSGMQHVRSNDCDDPPGLQEKTEFLLKDWVSIYNQSNNLSREAKIFTSFVQKMNMYGILKTDDLITRFFRQATQICIDLVYRILNDPSNSPLQARTKIFHWIDAFVHLIALLVRHSGEAGNTTTKMNLLNKVLGIVLGILRQDQELHGTAFQQLGYHRFFVMLFLELSSPDAVLESLMHSIITAFSHTYHLLNPEHAPGFGYAWLELISHRIFIGRILAQIPQQKGWPLYSQLLLDLFRYLAPFLRNAELAKPVQTLYKGTLRVLLVLLHDFPEFLCDYHFGFCDAIPPNCIQMRNIILAAFPRNMRLPDPFTPNLKVDMLAETATAPKICSNYVFNIQPANFKKDLDSYLKARAPVTFLSELRSHLQISNEPGSRYNIPLMNALVLYVGTQAISHIRSKNFVPNTSNIAHSAHMDIFQNLAVDLDTEGRYLFLNAIANQLRYPNSHTHYFSCAVLHLFAEANSEAIQEQITRVLLERLIVNRPHPWGLLITFIELIKNPIYKFWDHDFVHCAPEISRLFESVARSCMVKSNHQPQINNMDGDIQEIN comes from the exons ATGAACCAACTGAAATTCACACTAGCGGAGATTGGTATTTTGGTCAAACAACTGAACAAGACAAATTTTGCTGAAACCAGCGAGAACATAAATCAG TATATAAAAGAGATCGGTTTGGAAGCGGACCGCCATTGTTTGCGCTGCCTATTCTCGGTGATCAATTTTACTGACACGATATCAACAAGTCCGAATTCGAATTACAACTTTATTGTAGAAGCACAAGCTAGATTACTTGGCGCTCAATTGGAAAATCAACTGACTAGAGCGTCCTTCATATCGAATACTTGCTTTGCTGTCGACCATTGCTTTTCTCAACAAAAG aCTCTTAAACCGACACCACAACTTATAGCGCAAATAACTAAGTTAACAGGAATTAGTAAACTTTGTGAAGTTGTATTGTCAATAGCATTAACTCATTCGTCACAAGCAGATTTACGCCAATACTCTTTGGAACACCTCAAAGTATCATTCAGTGAGCTGATTGAATCATTcttagaaaataaagaaaatagcatTGCTGAGAAGTGTAATTTACAAGACGTATCTGTAGAAATATTACAATTGCTTCTTGTTTGTATAAACGAAGTTGTAAGCAAAGaacttaaaagtaaatttttggatTTACTACGCAAACAATTTCCCCTTGAACGAGTTCCCCTCATACTATCGCCACATTTATATCGTAAAAGACTTAATTGTTGTGAATCTCCTGCGTTATTACCACCAGAAGACACTGAATTGATTTACAACAAACAATACGCTGATGGCGGTACCGTTAGTCAACATTTGACAGAAATTGGTATTGAAGATATTTATGACAACTTATGCGAGACAATATTTACTACACAG ttgaataataatattatggACACATCCTGGATTAATTTAATCCTAGAGATTGGTTACGAATTCACCTCAAGCGTTGAAGAATGTAAGAATCATCTACGTTGTGGTTCGCGCGAACTTCAATCACAGGATGTGGCCAAGATCATTGGTCTCATGTGCCGCAGGCACTCCTCATTACTCGATTGCAATGTGAACTTAGGAACTCCGGCCAATTTTTGGCCGGGTCAGCCGGGAACTGGCCccaacacacaacaacaaaatgtggcCAATAACAATGACGGCAGTAACGTTACGAGCAGTGGCGTTGATAAAACAACCAACTTAAATGACAAAAAAGACAAAGTCGGTGGCAACCCAGTGGGTACCATCAGCACAGAAACCACGCAAGCATGGAAACCGGACGTGTTTGTGCAGGCACTGAAGGAGGTAGTGCCACAACTGAATTGGAAAGAGGTTTGCTTAG aacttgATCATCCGGAATTCATTTTGAAGGACAGAATCGGACTTGATCTGCTGCTGACCATTTTCCGTTTGGGTACACAATCTGCTCTATTTCCACATCCAGAATGTATATATCGTCATTGGCAAAACGTAAACGGACAGCTCTCGCTGATAGCGGTTATGTTAAAAAATCCCGATCTGTTTACATTCTCCGATTACATCTTCACCGCCGCACCAGTAGAGATGCTAAAAACGCCACCAGACACCGATAACAAAGAAGTGTGTGCTTGGAAATCTCTACACTTAGTGGAAGTTTTGCTGTATATTGCCGACCAAGGATTCTACCATCAAGTTATTGAATTGTTTAAATTCCCAGCACAACATTGCCCCGATATATTGTTTTTGTCACTTTTGCACATAAATCCACCAATTACTGCATTGCGTCAAGAACTTTTTAGTCAACTCATACCGACTTTTCTAGCAAATCATCCAAATTCAGGTGTAATACTTATGACTGCTTggaattcacaaaattttggtGTAATTTTACGTCCCATTATTATGCAGTCCATGTCGGATTGGTATCAGCGCGGCACCGAATATGATCAGGTTAAGCTTTCGCGCATACTTGATGTAGCACAGGATTTAAAAGCACTATCGACACTGCTTAATGAACGTTCATTTCTATTTGTTATCGATTTGGCTTGCCTAGCATCGCGACGCGAATACCTTAAACTGGAAAAATGGCTAAGTGATAAGATACGTGAACATGGTGAGCCCTTCATTCAAGCTATCTTGAAATGCCTACAACGTCGTTGCCCACAAATAACAAACGCTAAAATACCGGAAAGCCAATTGCCTTCCAAACAGGCTCAGCTACCACCGGAAACAGTGACAACAATGTTGCAATGCCTCCAAGGTTGCATTGGCAATGTACCACCAGAAATAGTTGATCTTATTATGCAAATGACAGCGAACTGTTCGATCATGGCGAATAAGGCAAGAGCCGCCGTGCCACCATTGGTGCCACAACTACAAGGTGTTATGCGTGGCCATCGTGGCATGGATATGGCCGGTGTACCGGGCGTACCGCCACCACCTTTCTCCGCCAATTTGAATGCACAGCAAATGTTTGGACCCACAATGGATACGTTATCGAATTTAACCACAAATATAGCCAGCCTAAATCTCGGTGGACCTAATGGCGCCTTCAATTTTGGAAACGTCTTAG GTAATTTGGCGTCTACACCAGCTTCTCCGTCACGTCTTATGAATCCAGCTGCCAGTCCATATCCGCTGAATGCTATGCAAATCCCACCACCGAATATTGGAAATTTAGGTAGAATGCCGCAAACAGCGCAACAGCCGACACCAACGCCACCTAACCCCATAAATCCGGGTATGGCTGATCTGCAAGGACCCGTCTCCAAGGAAGTTGAAGATGAGGCTAATTCATATTTTCAACGTATCTATAATCATCCACCACATCCCACACTGTCTATTGATGAAGTACTTGATATATTGCAAAGATTCAAGGATTCGAATATACGTCGTGAACAAGAAGTTTATCAATGTATGTTGCGTAATCTATTCGAAGAATATCGCTTTTTCCCACACTATCCAGAGAAGGAGTTACAAATCACAGCACAATTATTTGGTGGCATAATAGAGCGTAATTTAGTGCCCTCATGTGTGGCATTAGGTTTAGCCTTGCGCTGTGTTTTGGATGCATTGCGCAAACAGGActcaaaaatgtataatttcgGCATAACGGCATTGGATCGTTTCAAAAATCGACTACATTCATATAACAAATACTGTGAATACATACGTTCCATTGCACATTTTAATGACTTTCCCCCGCATTTGATTCAATATGTAGAATGTGGCTATTTGCAACAGGAACCACCACCTGCCAAGATACAAATGCTTATGGCTGGTAGTGGACAGCAGCCACAACCCGATACAATTTATCGCAGCAATTCCGTGACAG GAAATATAgtaacaacaccaacacaacAAAAGCCTATGGTTGTTGCTCAGTCCATACATGCATCACGTATGAAATCAATTGCAACCGCTACTAATATCGATACACTATTGGTTGCCAATCAGGAGGAGAAGATCACTATACCGCCCGAACCAGTACAGGATAAAACCGCATTCATATTTAACAATTTAAGTCAACTGAATATACCGCAGAAATGCGAAGAGATTAAGGAAATCATGACGAAGGAATATTGGCCGTGGCTAGCACAGTATCTGGTGCTAAAGCGCGCTTCATTGgaattcaattttcattcgttatatttcaatttcttgGAGGCACTGAAGAATCCCGaaatcaataaatatgtaaCCAAGGAGACACTCCGgaatataaaagttttactaCGTTCCGATAAGGGTGTGGTGAATTTCTCCGACCGCAGTTTGTTAAAGAATCTGGGTCATTGGTTGGGCATGATGACGTTGGGGCGCAATAAGCCTATTTTACAAATTGAATTGGACTTGAAAACCCTATTGGCCGAGGCATATCATAAGGGACAACAAGAATTGCTGTTTGTTGTGCCATTTGTAGCTAAAATATTGGAATCCTCAGGTAAATCGAAGGTCTTCAAAACACCCAATCCATGGACAATGGCAATTATGAATGTACTTGGAGAATTGCATCAGGAGCCTGAATTGaagcttaatttaaaatttgaaatagaagTGCTTTGCAAGACATTAAGTCTGGATTTGCAGAAATTAAAGCCGATCGTCTATTTGAAGGACCCCTCACGTTCGATGAATATCGAACATCAAATGGCCCAGCCTAAACCCAAAAATATTGAAGCACCGcctcaacagcaacagcaacaacaacaaccgtcACAAGGTCAAACTCCAGGTCCCGGGCAAATGGGTCCCAACGATTCAGACGCACAAGCCTTACTTATGGGTGGCGGTGGTAGTGGTGGCGCAAACATACCAGGCGGTGTGGTGCCTTCACCCAGTATTAGCAACGAATCAGCCGGACAGGTTATAATGCAAGCGCCCGAACCGCGTTTCTCTTTCGTcgatataaatataacaaatttccATCTGATCGCTCAGCATGTGGTACTATCGCCGAACATAACCTTTTTGCATGCCAATCCCGGTCTCAAGCATATTGTACTCAATGCAATTGAACGCACAATCACCGAATGGCTGCAACCGGTCGTAGATCGCAGTGTACGTATTGCAGTGACCACAACAGAGCAAATTGTGCGCAAAGATTTCGGACTCGATCCAGATGAGAATCGTATGCGCACAGCTGCACATCAAATGGTGCGTTATTTATCGGCTGGCATGGCGATGATTACCTGTAAGGACTCCTTGTCGCAAACATTGACAAATAACATACGTAAAGCGTTCTTATCTGCGCTGACTGGTGGACCAAGTTATCAGGACATCGAAGCGGCGGCAATACAGCTTAGCAATGACAACGTCGAGCTTGCTTGCGCTTTTATACAAAAGACTGCGGCTGAGAAATCAACGCCCGAAGTAGATCGACGCATGTCCACCGACTTTGATACACGTAAAATGACTAGAGATGAGGGCGG TCGCTTTTATGACACACAAACATTGGCCTATCAAACCGAGCGCATGCCGGAGCAAGTACGCTTAAAAGTCGGCGGCATACCACATACACAATTCGCTGTGTACGCCGAGTTCGCACGCAATATACCTGGTTTCCAACAGATGACCGAACGCGATATCGCTCTATTCTTGCCCAAACCACAAGAGTTGCCCCCGGCTACCTTCGGCACTGACGAAATGGGCCTCCTATATGCCGATTTAGCTGCAAAAATGGATGCATTCCTCAACAGCACCATGAATATATCCACATTGCAGTTGCAGGCTAGCAAAATACATGCGCTGCTCAATGCGCTAATGGTAACTAGGCGTATACGTGATAATGAATCGGCTCTAAATCTACTGACACGCGTCGTTGAGGGTCTCATTGAAGGATTGGTGAACATACCCGAACACATCGAGCAAATGAAATTGTACCGTGATATACATTTACGTATACTGAATATGTTGCAGAATACTTTTGGTGCTGGTGTAACAGAACGAGCAATCACCAAGTGCATTTTCGATGTACGCGAAGAGGTGCGCTACAATGTTGAAGCTATCAAATGGCTTATAACCTCACATTTCATTAATGTGCCGCAATTCGATTTATTGTTGCGCGAAGCTATGGATAATGGCAATAATTATATGGCTGTCACGTTTGCCATGACATTAATGGAACGGCTGCTTGATGGACGCACCAGCGCCACTTTGGAAACAGAAATGACCGGCACATTCGAGATGTTGGGCCGCTTGCCACAGAATCGTCATCGCTATCCTGACGCCACGACTCATCAGATAGATATGATGGATGCGGGACCTTTTGGCGGAGCCGATCACTATTTAGCCGGTGCCAGACAATACATGACCTCGGGCATGCAGCATGTACGG TCCAATGATTGCGATGATCCACCTGGTTTGCAAGAGAAGACCGAATTCCTGCTCAAAGACTGGGTCTCCATCTACAACCAATCGAACAATTTGTCGCGTGAGGCCAAGATCTTCACATCATTCGTACAGAAGATGAATATGTATGGTATTCTGAAGACCGACGACTTGATAACGCGCTTTTTCCGACAGGCCACACAAATCTGCATTGATTTGGTGTATCGCATACTGAACGACCCAAGCAATTCTCCATTGCAAGCGCGCACCAAAATCTTCCACTGGATTGACGCATTTGTGCATTTAATTGCTCTGCTGGTACGCCACTCCGGCGAAGCGGGCAATACCACGACGAAAATGAACTTGCTAAACAAGGTGCTCGGCATTGTTCTCGGCATATTGCGGCAGGACCAAGAATTGCATGGCACCGCATTCCAACAGCTCGGCTATCATCGCTTTTTTGTGATGCTATTTCTAGAGCTGAGCTCACCTGACGCGGTGCTAGAGAGTCTGATGCACAGCATTATAACTGCCTTCTCGCACACGTATCATCTCCTCAATCCAGAACATGCACCCGGTTTCGGCTACGCCTGGTTGGAGTTGATCTCACATCGCATTTTTATCGGACGTATACTAGCACAGATACCGCAACAGAAGGGCTGGCCACTGTACTCACAGCTGCTGCTCGATTTGTTCCGCTATCTGGCGCCATTCTTGCGGAATGCCGAGCTAGCGAAGCCCGTACAAACATTGTACAAGGGAACGCTGCGCGTTCTGCTCGTGTTATTGCACGATTTCCCTGAATTTTTATGTGACTACCATTTTGGTTTTTGTGATGCAATACCGCCGAATTGCATACAAATGCGCAACATAATATTGGCTGCTTTTCCACGCAACATGCGTTTACCCGATCCATTTACGCCCAATTTGAAAGTGGATATGTTGGCGGAGACTGCAACAGCACCGAAAATTTGCTCAAATTACGTATTCAATATACAGCCCGCAAATTTCAAGAAAGATCTCGACTCCTACCTGAAGGCACGCGCTCCGGTAACTTTCCTCTCGGAGCTGCGCTCACACTTGCAGATCTCAAATGAGCCCGGCTCACGTTACAACATTCCACTCATGAATGCGCTCGTACTGTATGTGGGTACGCAAGCTATTTCGCACATAAG AAGTAAAAATTTCGTGCCCAATACATCGAACATCGCACACAGCGCACACATGGATATATTCCAGAATTTGGCTGTCGACTTGGATACCGAAGGACGCTATCTCTTCCTGAACGCCATTGCCAATCAATTGCGTTATCCGAATAGCCATACGCACTACTTCAGCTGCGCAGTGCTACATTTGTTCGCCGAGGCCAACTCTGAGGCCATACAAGAGCAGATCACACGTGTGCTACTTGAACGTCTCATTGTGAATCGTCCACATCCTTGGGGCTTGTTGATCACCTTCATCGAGCTGATCAAGAATCCTATCTACAAGTTCTGGGATCATGACTTTGTGCACTGTGCGCCAGAGATTTCAAG GTTATTCGAGTCGGTGGCACGTTCGTGTATGGTCAAGTCGAATCACCAGCCGCAAATCAACAATATGGATGGTGACATTCAGGAAATCAATTAA